A region from the Mucilaginibacter sp. CSA2-8R genome encodes:
- a CDS encoding glycoside hydrolase family 15 protein: MKQPDISSLGVISDRQTCALLDKDATLSWYCPEAFDHPAIFSSLIDEDQGGFWDLQFDCKRFVSRGFSGRSSVLHTHFDVNGTPFTVTDFMPIGTQLNGICRKTDTAPAVITAKVRVRANYGLNAIQLLQRDGYCIELIGTNQWLHCSHALQVDNDIISYTVPDGEKGWAALIDSEQFNEGGMDDALQTTLMAWQEIEKHIDYKGLFEKEVCNSLRALQQLVYEPTGGIIAAPTLGLPEVIGGKRNYDYRYVWMRDAALVTSSLVGLKTDGKVEQNFLSFIAGAMQKNKQTHASCFYGINQSVRTEAQDLPLKGYCNSQPLLVGNNAASQFQLDAESSILLACGAIYSKLNNKEEWDIVETLADYICKNWERKDNGIWEEEQVQHYTSSKALAARALEVMAPYQPNAERAERWLYNAGLIRNFIAQNCLTTDGAYAVYAGSEDVDIACALFVPFGFVEASNPTMVKTIAAIEQRYAEGHLYRRHLLEFDSSQEGVFLAASCWMAHYYALAGNLSKSEAILHAMQGCANDLGYFSEEMDLRSYKMLGNFPQTFVHSSFICAVNGLQQAMHNKAS, from the coding sequence ATGAAACAACCTGATATTTCGTCGCTGGGTGTAATCAGCGATCGCCAAACCTGTGCCCTGCTCGATAAAGATGCTACCTTATCATGGTATTGCCCCGAAGCATTTGATCACCCGGCTATATTTTCGTCATTAATTGATGAAGACCAAGGCGGTTTTTGGGACTTACAGTTTGATTGTAAGCGTTTCGTAAGTAGAGGATTTTCAGGGCGCAGCAGCGTACTGCATACTCATTTTGACGTAAACGGCACACCGTTTACGGTAACCGACTTTATGCCGATTGGTACACAATTAAATGGCATCTGCCGAAAAACTGATACCGCTCCAGCAGTAATTACAGCTAAAGTTCGCGTTCGGGCTAATTATGGCTTAAATGCTATTCAGCTTTTGCAACGCGATGGCTACTGTATAGAACTTATCGGCACAAATCAATGGCTGCATTGCTCACACGCTTTGCAGGTTGATAATGATATAATTTCATATACAGTTCCGGATGGCGAAAAAGGCTGGGCTGCACTTATTGACAGTGAGCAGTTTAACGAAGGCGGGATGGATGATGCACTACAAACTACTTTAATGGCGTGGCAAGAAATTGAAAAGCATATAGACTATAAAGGTTTGTTTGAAAAAGAAGTTTGCAACTCGCTGCGGGCCTTACAGCAATTAGTATACGAACCTACCGGCGGCATAATAGCCGCCCCTACCCTAGGTTTGCCCGAAGTTATTGGCGGCAAGCGCAACTACGACTACCGGTATGTTTGGATGCGCGATGCCGCCCTGGTAACATCATCATTGGTAGGCCTGAAAACCGATGGCAAGGTTGAGCAAAACTTTCTATCTTTTATTGCTGGTGCCATGCAAAAAAACAAGCAAACTCATGCATCCTGTTTCTACGGCATTAATCAATCCGTCAGGACCGAGGCACAAGATCTTCCACTCAAGGGATACTGCAATAGCCAACCGTTATTGGTTGGGAATAATGCCGCAAGTCAGTTTCAGTTAGATGCGGAGTCGAGCATATTGTTAGCTTGCGGTGCTATTTATAGTAAACTAAACAATAAGGAAGAATGGGACATTGTAGAAACCCTTGCCGATTATATCTGTAAAAACTGGGAAAGAAAAGACAACGGTATTTGGGAAGAAGAACAGGTGCAACATTACACCTCGAGTAAAGCATTAGCTGCACGTGCGTTGGAGGTAATGGCGCCTTACCAGCCCAATGCCGAAAGGGCAGAACGCTGGCTGTACAACGCTGGCCTTATTCGTAATTTTATTGCACAAAATTGCCTTACCACTGATGGTGCTTATGCTGTTTACGCAGGCTCAGAAGATGTGGATATTGCCTGCGCATTGTTTGTACCTTTTGGCTTTGTGGAGGCCAGCAACCCTACCATGGTTAAAACCATTGCAGCTATTGAGCAACGGTATGCCGAAGGGCATTTATACCGCAGGCATTTATTAGAATTTGACTCGAGCCAAGAAGGTGTATTTTTAGCAGCCAGTTGCTGGATGGCACATTATTATGCCTTGGCGGGTAATCTGTCTAAATCAGAAGCCATACTGCACGCCATGCAGGGCTGCGCCAATGATCTTGGCTATTTTAGTGAAGAAATGGATCTTAGAAGTTATAAGATGCTGGGTAATTTCCCTCAAACTTTTGTACACTCTTCATTTATTTGTGCCGTAAACGGATTACAACAAGCTATGCATAATAAGGCTTCTTAA
- a CDS encoding alpha/beta hydrolase yields the protein MIGITIKKGLLVGIAASLGFMLSIGYAQTNSPTAKATSRVIEDGGSGKYKAVMLQEASLPTHTVFRPADLKSFGGTNKLPIIAWGNGACANSPWEHVNFLSEVASHGFLVVAIGPMPQEGEHGGGRSTSSQMKDAIDWAIAQNNDKSSPLYKKVDVSKVAVSGMSCGGLQTLENATDPRVTTTVVCNSGIFINPGTGMPGMPALTKDQLAKLHTPTLYLLGGEKDIAYKNGMDDYRNINHVPVFVANMDVGHGGTYGKPHGGEFARVASAWYEWQLRGDKQAGQLFTGNPPGLAKDTQWTVEKKNMK from the coding sequence ATGATTGGCATAACAATAAAAAAAGGGTTGTTGGTGGGTATCGCTGCTTCGTTAGGCTTTATGCTTAGCATCGGTTATGCACAAACCAATAGCCCTACAGCTAAGGCTACCTCGCGCGTAATTGAAGATGGAGGATCGGGAAAATATAAAGCAGTTATGCTGCAAGAGGCCTCGTTACCTACGCATACGGTTTTCCGGCCGGCAGATTTAAAATCATTTGGCGGCACTAATAAGCTGCCTATTATAGCCTGGGGTAATGGTGCTTGCGCCAACTCTCCGTGGGAGCACGTTAATTTTTTATCGGAGGTGGCTTCGCACGGCTTTTTGGTGGTGGCCATTGGCCCTATGCCGCAAGAGGGTGAGCATGGTGGTGGCAGGTCCACATCATCACAGATGAAAGACGCTATTGACTGGGCTATTGCGCAAAACAACGATAAGAGCAGCCCTTTGTATAAAAAGGTTGATGTTAGTAAAGTGGCAGTAAGCGGTATGTCTTGCGGTGGCTTACAAACCCTTGAAAACGCAACCGATCCACGGGTAACCACCACCGTGGTTTGCAACAGCGGTATATTTATCAATCCCGGTACAGGTATGCCTGGTATGCCTGCATTAACTAAGGACCAACTGGCTAAGCTGCATACACCTACCCTTTATTTGTTGGGTGGCGAAAAGGATATTGCTTATAAAAACGGGATGGATGATTACCGGAATATTAATCATGTCCCGGTTTTTGTGGCCAATATGGATGTGGGCCACGGCGGAACGTACGGCAAGCCGCACGGTGGCGAATTTGCCAGGGTAGCATCGGCCTGGTACGAGTGGCAGCTCAGGGGCGACAAACAAGCCGGGCAGTTATTTACCGGTAACCCACCGGGCCTGGCAAAAGATACGCAATGGACGGTGGAAAAAAAGAATATGAAATAA
- a CDS encoding HAMP domain-containing protein, with protein sequence MPIPLLKNTSISKKLYFTIGIMAVLILIEICVLGFALSTLSSIRAYVNGEALWSKAQRDASMQLRLYAYSGDDEYYKSFLRNLSVPMGDRQARIALEKPVPDIEAAKAGLLQGHNHPDDIDGMIKLLLRFGHNPYISRTINYWRKAETSLQKLIPVSRQLHLAFKSGAFNDNETKDYIKQIKNISAEIAPAEDGFSVTLGEGSRWLEQMVLRTLMAVALTVEITGIIIALSISKNIRKGLGSIITVAQRLAGGKLDERVVMKSADEIGQLAATFNTMADHLQNTIEQFKTSETKLRSFFDSTLACHVLLDKDLRMLYYNKASVEFARKHYHHEVRQGMPVEEWVQANRREHFVQNCHTAMDGQIVQVEIPITYVSGESYWWSLTFAGAYNTDGEVIGVSYHAVDITERVQQESEIRSHNALLKEIAFIQSHSIRRPVASILGLMNVFEADEWIVDQEGLTMLKAATLELDNNIRNITDMIHEDELSEGVKSGKSAIKI encoded by the coding sequence ATGCCAATCCCTTTACTCAAAAATACATCTATATCCAAGAAGCTGTATTTTACTATAGGCATCATGGCAGTGTTGATTTTGATAGAGATTTGTGTACTCGGGTTTGCTTTAAGCACGCTATCTTCCATAAGGGCTTATGTAAATGGAGAGGCTTTATGGTCTAAGGCTCAACGCGATGCCAGTATGCAATTGCGATTGTATGCTTATTCGGGTGATGATGAATACTACAAAAGTTTCTTAAGAAATCTCAGTGTACCTATGGGAGACAGGCAGGCGCGGATTGCACTAGAAAAGCCCGTGCCGGATATTGAAGCTGCTAAGGCCGGCCTGCTGCAAGGGCATAACCACCCGGATGATATTGACGGCATGATTAAGTTGCTGCTTCGTTTTGGTCACAACCCCTACATAAGCCGAACTATTAACTATTGGCGAAAAGCAGAAACCTCTTTGCAAAAACTGATTCCTGTAAGTCGGCAGTTGCACCTGGCTTTTAAAAGCGGAGCCTTCAACGATAATGAAACGAAGGACTACATAAAGCAAATTAAAAACATCAGTGCCGAGATAGCACCAGCTGAAGACGGATTTTCGGTTACTTTAGGCGAAGGCTCGCGCTGGTTAGAGCAAATGGTTCTACGTACCTTGATGGCTGTTGCTTTAACGGTCGAAATCACGGGTATCATCATCGCCCTTTCCATCAGCAAAAATATCCGAAAAGGCCTGGGCTCTATCATAACGGTGGCGCAACGGCTTGCCGGCGGTAAGTTGGACGAAAGAGTTGTCATGAAAAGCGCTGACGAGATAGGACAACTGGCCGCTACCTTTAACACCATGGCCGACCACCTGCAAAACACCATTGAGCAATTTAAAACCTCCGAAACTAAACTTCGCTCGTTTTTTGACAGCACGCTGGCTTGCCATGTACTTCTAGATAAAGATTTACGCATGCTTTATTACAATAAAGCATCGGTAGAGTTTGCCCGTAAGCATTACCATCATGAGGTAAGGCAGGGTATGCCTGTAGAAGAATGGGTGCAGGCTAACCGGCGGGAACATTTCGTCCAAAACTGCCATACAGCTATGGATGGCCAGATAGTGCAGGTAGAAATACCTATCACTTATGTTAGTGGCGAATCTTATTGGTGGTCGCTTACGTTTGCCGGGGCTTACAATACCGATGGAGAAGTGATTGGTGTTTCTTATCATGCTGTAGACATTACCGAACGGGTGCAGCAAGAATCTGAAATACGCAGTCATAACGCCTTACTCAAAGAAATTGCTTTTATTCAATCGCATAGCATCCGCCGCCCGGTGGCCTCAATTTTAGGTTTGATGAATGTTTTTGAAGCCGATGAATGGATTGTAGACCAGGAAGGCTTAACCATGTTAAAAGCAGCTACATTAGAGTTAGATAACAACATCCGGAATATTACAGACATGATCCATGAAGATGAGTTATCTGAAGGTGTAAAATCAGGAAAATCCGCTATAAAAATTTAA
- a CDS encoding alpha/beta hydrolase-fold protein, producing MYSKLFSVTLAAALCGSLGQLKAQTNVADDFKPSMLNQPGQEYPQVNSQGYARFRIKAPQADSVKVSLGLGGRGGTKLSKGSDGYFTGTTEGPMDEGFHYYHLTVDGGTFNDPGTLNYYGSTRWESGIEIPARDQDFYSLKNVPHGNVQQILYPSASTGTSRRAYVYTPPGYEKEKSKKYPVLYLQHGWGEDETAWSNQGRANLIMDNLIAEGKTKPFIIVMTYGMTNEVKFGGLRNFKVDNFQTVLTDELIPYVDVNFRTMADRAHRAMGGLSMGGMETHAITLAKPDTFGYYALLSGGLYTPEETAGKAKPMLIFMSCGSRERPDGVKTAAANLKSAGYNAVSYVSENTGHEFQTWRRSLHELAPMLFTK from the coding sequence ATGTATAGTAAATTATTTTCTGTAACCCTGGCTGCTGCATTATGTGGCAGTTTAGGCCAGCTAAAGGCGCAAACCAATGTTGCCGACGACTTTAAACCTTCGATGCTTAACCAGCCAGGACAGGAGTATCCGCAGGTCAATTCTCAGGGTTATGCCCGTTTTCGCATCAAGGCACCCCAGGCTGATAGTGTTAAAGTGAGTTTGGGTTTGGGTGGTCGCGGTGGCACCAAACTGAGTAAAGGGAGCGACGGTTATTTTACCGGCACTACGGAAGGGCCAATGGATGAAGGTTTTCACTATTATCATTTAACCGTTGACGGCGGTACGTTTAATGATCCAGGAACACTAAACTACTATGGCTCTACCCGTTGGGAAAGCGGCATCGAGATACCAGCCCGTGATCAGGATTTTTACTCGCTTAAAAATGTTCCTCACGGCAACGTTCAGCAAATCTTATATCCGTCGGCCAGCACCGGTACATCGCGGCGTGCTTATGTATATACCCCGCCAGGTTACGAAAAAGAAAAATCTAAAAAGTACCCCGTACTTTATTTACAGCATGGCTGGGGCGAGGACGAAACGGCCTGGAGTAACCAGGGCCGTGCTAACCTGATTATGGATAATTTGATTGCCGAAGGTAAAACAAAACCATTCATCATTGTAATGACCTACGGTATGACCAACGAAGTTAAATTCGGCGGTCTGCGAAACTTCAAGGTAGATAACTTTCAGACCGTGTTAACTGATGAACTGATTCCTTATGTAGATGTAAATTTCCGTACCATGGCCGACAGGGCTCACCGTGCTATGGGAGGCTTATCTATGGGAGGAATGGAAACACATGCTATTACGCTGGCCAAACCCGATACGTTTGGGTACTATGCTTTGTTGAGTGGTGGCCTGTACACACCCGAAGAAACAGCCGGCAAAGCCAAACCTATGTTGATATTTATGAGCTGCGGTAGCCGCGAACGGCCGGACGGTGTTAAAACTGCTGCTGCTAACCTAAAAAGCGCAGGTTACAACGCCGTATCATATGTGTCTGAAAACACAGGACACGAGTTTCAAACCTGGCGCCGTAGCCTGCACGAACTTGCACCTATGCTATTTACGAAGTAA
- a CDS encoding alpha/beta hydrolase-fold protein — MKVNHNAVLLFAAALCLNGICHAQTNTESSASNFKPASTNQQGKMYPQVNSDRKVKAGVMAPQASKVQLDLGGKRYDLVKDDKGMWTGESEPQDEGFHYYQIQIDGAAVPDSNSKYFYGAGRWGSGIEIPAHDQDFYGLKNVPHGLVSENIYFSKLTQAWRRCFVYTPPSYTANAGTRYPVLYLQHGSGEDETGWIAQGHANLILDNLISDKKAAEMIIVMDNGYAFKPNASTAIVNNQPPAPVFEEVMIQEIIPMIDAKFRTRANRDNRAIAGLSMGANQTMRIIMNHLDTFSAIGGFSGTPNYPNGDKLDPAVFLDGKFKNGADVNRKLKVLWLSLGTKEPKPFPASVGAFKQMLDKQKIKYVYAESAETGHEWQSWRRALHGYLPLLFKN, encoded by the coding sequence ATGAAAGTTAACCATAATGCCGTTTTACTATTTGCTGCAGCCCTGTGCCTAAACGGAATATGCCATGCACAAACCAATACCGAAAGTTCCGCGTCGAATTTTAAGCCTGCTAGTACTAATCAGCAGGGGAAAATGTACCCGCAGGTAAATAGTGACCGAAAAGTGAAAGCAGGCGTCATGGCGCCGCAGGCCAGTAAAGTTCAGTTGGATTTAGGCGGTAAACGGTATGATTTGGTTAAAGATGACAAAGGTATGTGGACTGGCGAGTCGGAGCCGCAGGACGAAGGATTTCATTACTATCAAATACAGATTGACGGTGCTGCTGTACCTGATTCAAACAGTAAATATTTCTATGGTGCCGGCCGATGGGGCAGTGGCATTGAGATACCCGCGCACGATCAGGATTTTTATGGCTTAAAAAATGTACCACACGGGTTGGTAAGCGAAAATATTTATTTTTCGAAATTAACCCAGGCATGGCGGCGTTGTTTTGTTTACACGCCGCCATCTTATACGGCTAATGCCGGTACTCGCTACCCGGTACTTTACCTGCAGCACGGCAGTGGCGAAGATGAAACCGGCTGGATAGCACAAGGCCATGCAAACCTGATTCTGGATAATTTAATCAGCGATAAAAAAGCCGCCGAAATGATTATAGTGATGGATAACGGTTACGCCTTTAAGCCAAACGCCAGCACAGCCATTGTAAACAACCAACCACCGGCACCTGTTTTTGAAGAGGTGATGATACAGGAAATCATCCCCATGATTGATGCCAAGTTCAGGACGCGGGCCAATCGCGACAACCGGGCTATTGCAGGCCTGTCTATGGGGGCTAACCAAACCATGCGCATCATCATGAATCATCTCGACACCTTTTCGGCCATCGGCGGCTTTAGCGGTACGCCTAATTATCCCAATGGTGATAAGCTTGACCCTGCGGTATTTTTGGATGGAAAGTTTAAAAACGGAGCCGACGTTAACCGTAAGCTCAAAGTTTTGTGGTTGAGCCTGGGTACTAAAGAACCAAAACCGTTTCCGGCATCAGTAGGTGCATTTAAGCAGATGCTTGATAAGCAGAAGATAAAATATGTATATGCCGAGTCTGCCGAAACAGGGCACGAGTGGCAAAGCTGGCGCCGGGCTCTGCATGGTTATCTGCCGCTGTTGTTTAAAAACTAA
- a CDS encoding SDR family oxidoreductase — translation MSETTKKKLENPAGKYPAPPFERQPQQAPGLVSKMKPLPDHGEQSYKGSGRLQGRKALITGGDSGIGRAVAIAYAREGADVAINYLPEEQADADEVITLIEAAGQKGYAIPGDITNSSFCQTLVKEAVEKLGGLDILVSNAGRQQAVDSILDITEEGFDATIKTNIYAPFWITKAALPHLPEGAAIIATSSVQAYDPSENLFDYAQTKAANVAYVKSLAKQLGSKGIRVNGVAPGPVWTPLQVSGGQPQDAIEKFGSVTPLGRPGQPAELASIYVQLADSDASYATGQVYGAAGGNGHP, via the coding sequence ATGTCAGAGACAACGAAAAAAAAACTGGAAAATCCGGCAGGTAAGTATCCCGCCCCACCATTCGAAAGACAGCCTCAGCAAGCACCAGGCTTGGTATCAAAGATGAAACCTCTGCCCGATCATGGTGAGCAAAGCTACAAAGGGTCAGGTCGTTTGCAGGGCCGTAAGGCACTGATTACCGGCGGCGATTCGGGCATTGGCCGTGCGGTGGCAATCGCTTATGCACGTGAGGGTGCCGATGTGGCCATCAATTACCTACCAGAGGAGCAGGCCGATGCCGATGAGGTAATTACCTTGATTGAGGCTGCCGGGCAAAAAGGCTACGCCATACCAGGCGACATTACCAACTCATCGTTTTGCCAAACGCTGGTTAAAGAAGCGGTAGAAAAGCTGGGCGGTCTGGATATTTTGGTAAGCAATGCCGGTCGTCAGCAAGCTGTTGATTCCATTTTGGATATTACCGAAGAGGGCTTTGACGCCACCATTAAAACTAACATTTACGCACCGTTCTGGATTACTAAAGCCGCGTTGCCACACTTGCCAGAAGGGGCGGCGATTATTGCTACCAGCTCTGTACAAGCTTACGACCCATCTGAAAACCTTTTTGATTATGCGCAAACCAAAGCCGCCAACGTGGCTTACGTAAAATCGTTGGCTAAGCAGTTAGGCTCTAAAGGTATAAGAGTAAACGGTGTTGCTCCAGGTCCGGTATGGACACCGTTACAGGTAAGCGGTGGGCAACCACAGGATGCCATTGAAAAATTTGGTTCGGTAACGCCGTTAGGTCGACCCGGACAACCTGCAGAACTGGCTTCGATCTATGTACAATTGGCAGACTCTGATGCCAGTTACGCAACCGGACAGGTGTATGGTGCGGCAGGCGGAAACGGCCATCCATAA